In one window of Ptiloglossa arizonensis isolate GNS036 chromosome 5, iyPtiAriz1_principal, whole genome shotgun sequence DNA:
- the Mop gene encoding tyrosine-protein phosphatase non-receptor type protein myopic isoform X2, giving the protein MEAVPRLPMISFQLKVSPEPTMFGPKLKQYIRDFYNEDAESYANEIYQLECLRAMAVRPPIDMAGCLLLKKYYCQLNFLQSRFPMGKDGTAAITFTWRDTYANMVCSLANIRFEIISILYNIGSMHTQLGARTERISADGMKMACAHFQCAAWAFDHLKNSYPQPSGVDLALELMTFMHQLCLAQAQECILEKSMLDNRKPTIVAKVARQIVDYFTLALTTLEQGGSEDGTISDTVGAKIYKSWKRYVKFKKAYHLAVTHLYQGLAAEEQRKMGERVAFYNVALASLNEAQLIYANAKGQIGITGAADEKTIVEEALTFTNDVIEGKRKAAKNENEFIYHEEVPEKETLPTVKGASLVKGISFSINDPAVSGPDIFARLVPMKVHEASSLYSEEKAKILRSVGGKIEEKDQQLNTYLASLKLEHMSLWDPDIQTTEWERLPLPDELVERCAALNAKQHVIQDLVDIMGKLSDTSQDVEKILKEIKKLLLDEELKEKQYQDTVGKRPPSIVATDLTREAKKYEEAHNKASESNHALHKAITMHVKNLKVLAQPLAELIAHIPSPSAYLSEQNSEKSHSAIELERMHTKELKRILNKVDEMRRQRNELHAKLRDSIAQDDLTRLLVTATSDSGPLDRLFADQLSKHQTVVTLIEQNLAAQDNILAALTDAYAQTANVRKGVEEILKRREHTVTSLIASYDTYEDLLAKSSKGLEFYRKLEINISKLLQRVKSTCKVQEEEREHILAQDNKNSQEKIDTMTSATYDQGRNKSGSGLKLKDYLNNRPDNVQNQYYNLYKEQGRPLQVDTTAKSYLSDTVDTISSAKPMQQYYPTSYTDYKTNLPYSYETSTYTENSAINSALGQNYIQINNSDTLSTYQQMPVTGTTTNMANTTAQYSVNTLVSNGQFPTTLDGQHVYSANTQLQYNLPSNAYETYQPSVDYSGYNITQQYPTNLEKTGSVVTTEIREVPSQISVPQSSIPTSSTVSKIIDVQPHLYTTVDQHGQQYVPESQQKLVSQESVQTVINQHILPTDSSQIQNYVVPQISHNEIPCSQNYNGRIYYNPSDPHTQQATASQNMSGTTNTAASTPYIPTQYINANIPQTVHSTISLTVPGNEMSASYSSNLQNSNIVQYPQQNCTGQSQQIYTDKTYPYGSQIPINDAALSYPSTYHSLQHGTGASYPQTMLSTEACNTYTYTNCSTNAEIIQSHTKSLTTQNYSQAYQYPQQPHYSGYADYSHAYNQGYNYIQGNQIGNTLAEPYKGQMEYTYNSTTQCYEYNSNSLQTSQPVQVLQQPPESASETCIGISNTYQQQESNARYTNASNNSMVSQTPSSQYSEQPYQSHGSADIYYTTPYGLQMQNQASTSKNENYNNYNQTYMQAVNNGTNTTTSSNPIKSTTKPAEKSNVDLLSDLDITINHAPLVPEVRPLNKTQTQEESESKGTGNEDDREKEYENEQTNVQSAIAEDKVENEHLQIVWDTWYNDVQPKKDPLGDPVALQKFISEVEKYEKFVDSLLIKTLSGATNLDIKWKEVQEFEERESGKQSCTVALAHSSENRATECIPYDTTRVQISSTDIPNYINASHIMEITQWIPTSFIITQTPLPNKSEVFWMMIWEQETEIIACLASDSQLNGEIYWPRNEEDILNIGSFTISLKKRMNYVSYVQRVMSVYNTKKKSEKTIVHMQFFTWPSNGFPSSPGALITFSTDVMTEQALRRCSKPIIVHCVDGGALSSLLLVAAATVYHIRAGCGIVDVPLVFKGLLKCRKQIVNKESLLFAYQLVLYHAQDILMKRGILSSTRSTFENFEGFKGNKDKTSRKMHPSDDFLQSLGISAQRSDAEQGRQKTSINSGTGHSTSTSIQEKGKEGTIDPLSQLDPLWSIRR; this is encoded by the exons ATGGAAGCAGTACCGAGGTTGCCGATGATATCTTTTCAATTAAAAGTCAGCCCAGAACCAACTATGTTTGGACCAAAGTTAAAACAG TATATACGCGATTTTTATAATGAAGATGCAGAATCGTACGCAAACGAAATATACCAGTTGGAATGTCTACGAGCAATGGCTGTGCGACCACCCATTGATATGGCTGGCTGTTTATTATTGAAGAAATACTATTGTCAGTTGAATTTTCTTCAAAGTAGATTTCCTATGGGAAAAGATGGCACAGCAGCAATTACATTTACATG GAGAGATACGTATGCGAATATGGTCTGTTCACTGGCAAATATCCgctttgaaataatttcaatcttATATAATATCGGTTCAATGCATACTCAACTGGGAGCACGTACAGAGAGGATTTCGGCAGATGGCATGAAAATGGCATGTGCTCATTTTCAATGTGCAGCATGGGCATTTGACCATTTAAAAAATAGTTACCCACAGCCATCTGGTGTAGATTTAGCACTAGAATTAATGACATTCATGCATCAGCTTTGTTTGGCTCAAGCACAGGAATGTATACTAGAAAAGAGTATGCTCGATAATCGTAAACCGACAATTGTAG CAAAAGTCGCAAGACAAATAGTGGATTATTTTACTCTGGCATTAACCACACTTGAACAAGGTGGAAGCGAAGATGGAACCATATCGGATACAGTCGGTGCTAAAATATATAAG agttggaaacggtatgtgaaattcAAAAAGGCTTATCATTTGGCAGTTACGCATTTATATCAAGGATTAGCTGCTGAAGAACAAAGAAAAATGGGAGAGAGAGTAGCATTTTATAATGTTGCATTAGCTTCTCTAAATGAAGCACAGTTAATTTATGCGAATGCAAAAGGACAAATAGGTATAACGGGTGCAGCCGATGAGAAAACAATTGTAGAAGAGGCACTTACATTTACGAACGACGTGATAGAAGGGAAACGAAAAGCAGCCAAAAATGAGAATGAGTTTATATACCATGAGGAAGTCCCTGAAAAGGAAACACTTCCTACAGTAAAGGGGGCATCTTTGGTTAAAGGAATATCGTTTAGTATAAATGATCCTGCAGTTTCAGGTCCTGACATATTTGCTAG ATTAGTACCAATGAAAGTACACGAAGCGAGTTCTTTGTATTCGGAAGAAAAAGCAAAAATATTACGTTCCGTCGGTGGTAAAATTGAGGAAAAAGATCAACAACTGAATACTTACTTGGCATCTTTGAAACTCGAGCATATGAGTCTATGGGATCCTGATATTCAAACGACAGAATGGGAACGTTTGCCTCTTCCCGATGAGTTGGTTGAAAGATGTGCGGCACTAAATGCCAAGCAACATGTTATACAAGATTTAGTGGATATAATGGGAAAATTATCTGACACTAGTCAAgacgttgaaaaaatattaaaggaaATTAAGAAACTTCTTCTCGACGAAGAATTAAA AGAAAAACAATATCAGGATACAGTCGGGAAACGACCGCCGTCAATAGTAGCGACAGATTTAACCAGAGAAGCTAAAAAATACGAAGAAGCACACAACAAAGCATCGGAAAGTAATCATGCTCTGCATAAAGCAATAACAAtgcatgtaaaaaatttaaaggtACTTGCCCAACCGCTTGCCGAACTTATTGCACATATACCTTCACCGAGTGCATATCTTTCAG AACAAAACAGTGAAAAGTCGCACAGCGCTATTGAATTAGAACGAATGCATACGAAAGAACTGAAACGCATTTTAAATAAAGTAGATGAAATGCGTAGACAGAGAAATGAACTGCACGCAAAATTAAGAGATTCGATCGCGCAAGATGATCTAACGCGCTTATTAGTTACCGCCACGTCCGATTCTGGACCCTTGGATCGCCTATTTGCTGATCAACTTAGTAAACATCAAACTGtg GTGACGTTGATTGAGCAAAATCTCGCTGCGCAAGATAATATTTTAGCAGCTTTAACAGACGCATACGCTCAAACTGCCAATGTTCGAAAAGGAgtcgaagaaatattaaaacgtCGTGAACATACTGTTACTTCTTTGATTGCGTCTTACGATACGTACGAAGATTTATTGGCCAAGTCCAGTAAAGGTCTtgaattttatagaaaattggaaataaatatttcaaagttaCTTCAAAGAGTAAAGAGTACTTGTAAAGTGCAAGAAGAGGAACGCGAGCACATACTCGCTCAGgataataaaaattctcaaGAAAAAATCGATACGATGACATCCGCTACTTATGATCAAGGCCGTAATAAATCTGGCAGCGGTCTTAAACTGaaagattatttaaataatagacCGGATAACGTTCAGAATCAATATTATAACTTATATAAAGAACAAGGTAGACCACTTCAAGTGGATACTACAGCAAAATCATATTTAAGTGATACAGTGGATACAATCTCCTCTGCAAAGCCTATGCAGCAATATTATCCTACATCCTATACAGATTACAAGACAAATTTACCATATTCCTACGAAACGTCTACATATACTGAAAATTCTGCTATAAACAGTGCTTTAGGTCAAAATTATATCCAAATAAATAACTCAGATACTCTAAGTACTTACCAGCAAATGCCTGTAACGGGTACAACAACGAATATGGCAAATACCACAGCTCAATATTCAGTAAACACTCTTGTATCGAATGGACAATTCCCTACAACCCTAGATGGACAACATGTATACTCTGCTAATACTCAACTACAGTACAATCTTCCTTCCAATGCATATGAAACTTATCAGCCTTCGGTAGATTATAGTGGATATAATATTACACAGCAATATCCAACCAATTTGGAGAAGACTGGTAGTGTTGTTACAACTGAAATTCGAGAGGTACCGTCTCAAATTTCTGTACCACAGTCGTCTATACCCACATCGAGTACTGTGAGCAAAATAATTGATGTACAACCACATCTTTATACTACCGTGGATCAACATGGACAACAGTATGTGCCTGAATCTCAACAAAAACTTGTGTCTCAAGAATCTGTTCAAACTGTTATAAACCAGCACATACTACCAACGGATAGTTCACAGATACAGAACTATGTTGTCCCTCAAATCAGTCACAATGAAATTCCATGTTCTCAAAATTATAATGGTAGAATATACTATAATCCATCTGATCCACATACACAGCAAGCTACAGCGTCTCAAAATATGTCTGGAACAACAAATACTGCTGCATCTACGCCGTACATACCAACGCaatatataaatgcaaacattCCTCAAACTGTTCATTCTACTATTTCCTTAACTGTTCCAGGAAACGAAATGTCTGCTTCATATTcttcaaatttacaaaattccaaTATTGTGCAATACCCACAGCAGAATTGTACAGGACAAAGTCAACAAATTTATACAGACAAAACATATCCATATGGATCGCAAATACCCATTAATGATGCTGCTTTAAGCTACCCTAGTACTTATCACAGTTTACAGCATGGTACCGGTGCTTCATATCCACAAACCATGTTATCTACAGAAGCGTGTAATACATATACGTACACAAATTGTTCTACCAATGCAGAAATAATTCAGAGTCATACAAAGTCACTGACAACGCAGAATTATTCGCAAGCATATCAGTATCCGCAGCAACCACATTATTCTGGATATGCTGACTATTCTCATGCTTATAATCAGGGATATAATTATATACAAGGAAATCAAATAGGAAATACATTGGCAGAACCTTACAAAGGTCAAATGGAGTACACATATAATTCTACTACTCAATGTTACGAATACAATTCTAACAGTCTTCAAACATCACAACCTGTTCAAGTATTACAACAACCTCCTGAGTCGGCATCGGAAACTTGTATTGGCATTAGTAATACTTACCAACAACAAGAAAGTAATGCAAGATACACAAATGCTAGTAATAATTCTATGGTTAGTCAAACTCCATCTTCTCAGTATTCAGAACAACCGTATCAATCTCACGGTTCAGCTGATATTTATTACACCACACCGTACGGTCTTCAAATGCAAAATCAAG CATCTACTAGTAAAAATGAAAACTACAACAATTATAATCAAACATACATGCAAGCTGTCAATAATGGAACAAATACAACAACAAGTTCAAATCCAATTAAATCCACCACAAAACCGGCAGAAAAATCTAACGTGGACTTACTTTCGGATCTTGACATTACCATAAATCATGCGCCGTTAGTACCAGAAGTACGTCCTCTCAATAAAACTCAAACTCAAGAAGAATCTGAATCAAAAGGCACTGGTAATGAAGACGATAGAGAAAAGGAATACGAGAACGAGCAAACAAACGTTCAATCCGCTATCGCTGAAGATAAAGTAGAGAATGAACATTTACAAATTGTATGGGATACGTGGTACAATGATGTACAACCAAAAAAAGATCCCCTAGGAGATCCAGTTGctttacaaaaatttattagtgaagttgaaaaatatgaaaaatttgtagatAGTTTACTTATTAAAACATTAAGTGGAGCAACTAATCTTGACATAAAATGGAAAGAAGTTCAAGAATTTGAA GAAAGGGAAAGTGGAAAGCAATCCTGTACAGTAGCATTGGCTCATTCTTCAGAAAACAGAGCAACAGAATGTATTCCATATGATACAACAAGAGTACAGATTTCATCAACAGATATTCCAAATTATATTAATGCTTCTCATATAATGGAAATTACACAATGGATACCAACGTCATTTATCATTACTCAAACACCATTACCGAATAAATCGGAAGTGTTTTGGATGATGATTTGGGAACAAGAAACCGAGATAATCGCGTGTTTAGCATCCGATTCACAA TTAAATGGTGAGATATATTGGCCTAGAAATGAagaagatattttaaatatcggtAGTTTCACAATTTCATTGAAAAAGAGAATGAATTACGTATCCTATGTTCAAAGAGTTATGTCTGTATataatactaaaaaaaaatcagaaaagaCTATTGTGCATATGCAATTTTTTACATGGCCTTCTAA TGGTTTTCCGAGTAGTCCTGGCGcattaattacattttcaacAGATGTAATGACTGAACAAGCACTGAGGCgttgctcgaaaccaattattgTGCACTGCGTGGACGGTGGAGCATTAAGCAGCTTACTTCTAGTAGCAGCAGCTACAGTATATCATATTCGAGCTGGATGCGGAATAGTTGATGTACCTCTTGTATTCAAGGGCCTCCTGAAGTGCCGTAAACAAATTGTAAATAAGGAGTCTCTATTATTTGCGTATCAACTAGTATTGTACCACGCTCAAGATATTTTAATGAAAC GTGGCATTTTATCATCTACACGTTCAACGTTTGAGAATTTTGAAGGATTTAAAGGAAACAAAGATAAGACGTCGAGAAAAATGCATCCTTCTGACGATTTTCTTCAGAGTCTTGGCATTAGCGCCCAACGTTCTGATGCTGAACAAG GTCGGCAGAAAACTTCCATAAATAGCGGTACAGGACACTCGACTTCAACATCAATCCAAGAAAAAGGTAAAGAAGGAACGATTGACCCTTTGAGTCAGCTAGACCCTTTATGGTCCATTAGAAGATAA